In Myxococcales bacterium, the sequence GCGCCGTCTCGCCGCCGCGAACGAAGACTTCGACGATGGGCACGCCTTCGACGAACGTGCCGTTGGTGGAGCTGAGATCGGTGAGGCGATAGGTGCCGCGCGTGGTGGCTTCGAAGGCTGCGTGCCGGCGAGAGACGGAACGATCGGTCAGCAAGATCTGGCACGCGGCGCTCGTCCCCACGAGCGTTCGCGTGGGCGCGTTGGCGTCGAGATCGAAGGAGAGTCCCTTGTCGGGGCCCTCGACGACGACCAAGCGGCGGAGCTCGATGGGGCGGCCGGCGGCGACTTGTTGTTCGTAGGTCGCGACGTCCGTCGCGTTCGGATCGGGCGGATCAGCAGTCACGCCGCTAGGCTAGCCGTTCCGGCGCCGCGCCGGGGCGCGAAGGTGCGGCGAAAGCGCCGCTTGCCGGCGCGGTTCGATGGTTCTCTACGGCCGGGGCGCCGCCGGGCGACCGCGCGCGTCGAGCGCGAGAACCGTGAAGATCACCGTCGCGACGGCCGCCGTTACCGCGACGCCGACCGAGACGTTGGCCAAGAGCTGCTGCTGCGCCCCGCGGTCGGCCTCCGCGCGATCGGCGGGGCCGCAGCGGTTGGGCCCGCAGCGAGCGTCGAGCCGGTCGTAGGTGCTCTTCGAGGCGCTGCCAAAACCTACGAAGAGGCCGAGGCCCGCGAGCGCCACGCCGCCGGCCACGATGGCCGCCGGCTCGGCCCATGAGCCACGGCTTGCGGGCACCGGCGCTACTTCTGCCGGTGGCGGCGCCGCGACCGTGGAGGCGCCTTCGGCCGAGAAGGTCATCGCGACCGACGCGCCGGCGCCGAGGGTGGCGCTCTGACGTTGCTTGGCGCCGCTCGCAGCGACGAAGTCCACGGTGACGGCGCCGGGGTCGCGCCACACGACGGCTTCGCCGCCAACCAACGGCAGCGCGCGGCCGTCGACTCTTACGGCGGCGCCGTCGCCTTCGACACGGACGCGCAAGGTGCCCAGGGCGGCGCGGAGGCGTTGCCCCTCGTCGGCGGCGGCGTCGGCCGTGGGCGCGTATTTGGCTTCGCCGAGGCCCACGCGTCGCTTCGCCTCCGCGAGGGCTCGCTCGAAGGTCACGACGGCGTCGCCCTTGCGGCCGAGTTCGCGCTCGCAGCGAGCGATCATGAGCAGCGTGTTGGGGCTCTGGACGACGGCCTGCGAGCGCTGGAACGATGCGAACGCCTGCTCGTAGCGCTTGCCCTCGAAGTGGGAGGACCCCTCGGTGAAGGCCCACCGGGCATCTTCAATGGGCGCGGAATCTTGCGCTCCTGCTCCTCGGCTAGAAGCGAGTACGGCAGAAAGCAGCAGGACCGAGCAGAGGCCACCAGGGCGCCAACGCATGAAACGGCAGCATACACGGCCTGATGCGGCCCGGTTGGCGGTACGTGCTAGCTTGGAATGACGAAGATGGCGGGCCCTTCGCACGCGCTTTTCGCACTGGCGCTCCTCTCCGCCGGGTGTGGACACGACTTCGACGCGCTCTTTGAGGCGGCCGACGACGGGGGCGTACGTGGCGCCTCGCCCGATGGCGGACGCGACGCTTCCGCGGGACGGGCCGAGGGGGGAGCTGCGGCGCTCGGTTGTCCGACGCCGCAGAAGCAGTGCGCCGTCCCCGCCTGCACCACTTCGCCTTGCAACCAGACCTGCGCCGACTGTTGCGCGTGCACGGCGCCCAGCTGCGAAGACCGAGATTGCACGCTTACCTGCGGCAACAACGCCAACTGCGACATGAGTTGTGCCCGCGACGCCGACTGCAAGCTGAGCTGCGACGGTTGCGACGGCCGCCTCGTATGCAACGACAAGGCGAAGTCCTGCGCCGCCACCTGCCAACGGGGCGCGGCCTGCGACGTGACTTGCAGCGCCGAAAATCCCTGCAACGTGACCTGCGACGCCGCGTCGAGCTGCATCGTTCGATGCCAAGACGGAGGAGGCTGCGACCTCACGTGCGCCAGCGGACCAGCGACGAAGTGCGGGAGCAACGTACTCGTCTGCAATCGAGCCTGTCCGTGAGCGCACCGTATCGCGTCCTCGGCCCCATCGCGTCGGGCGGCATGGGTGAGGTCTCCTTGGCCGTGAAGCGCGAGGGCGACGGCTCGCTCAAGGCGCTGGCCGTCAAGAAGCTCCACGCTCATCGCGCCGAGGACCCCGATAGCGTCGCCATGTTCGTCGATGAAGCGCGCATCGCGTCGCGCCTCGTCCACCCCAACGTGGTGCGTATTCGCGACGTCGAGATGGTGCAGGACGAGCTCGTCATCTTGATGGACTACGTCGAGGGCATCACCCTTGCGGACCTCCAGCGCGCGCTCCGCGACCAAGGCAAGACGCTGCCGGTGCCCGTCGCCTGCCGCATTCTCCACGACGCCCTGCGCGGGCTCGACGCCGCGCACAACCTAAAGAGCGAAGCCGGCGCGCCGCTCGGCATCGTTCACCGAGACGTCTCGCCGCACAACCTTCTCGTCGGCAGCGATGGGGTGACCCGCATCGCCGACTTCGGCATCGCCGTCGCGAGCGGTCGGCTCTCGAACACGGCGGAGATCCACGTCAAGGGCAAGCTCCGATACCTCTCGCCGGAGCAGATCTACCGAAAGGGCGTCGACCTCCGGACCGACATCTTTGCCGCCGGCATCGTCCTTTGGGAGTGCCTCACGGGGCAGAAGCTGTTCGGCGCACAAACGGAGGGTGAGACGCTCGCGATGATCTTGCGCGAGCCCATCGCTCCGCCGAGCGCCCATCGCTTCGAGGTGCCGCTGGAGCTCGACGAGGCTTGCCTGAAGGCACTCGAGCGGGATCGCGACAGACGCTACGAGAGCGGTGCCGCGTTCGCGGAGGCTCTCGAAGTCGTGAAAATGGCGGCGCGCGAGGAGGTCTCGCGCGTTGTCGAGGCGTCGGTGGGGGAGCAGTTTCGCGGGCGCCGTGAGCTCTTGCGCGCCGCCGAAGCCAAGGCGATGGAGCCGCCGCCGCCGCCGCCGGCCGAGTCCGCTAGCGCGACGCCGGCGACGACCGCCGCCGCCGCGCGGCGACGAACGGAGATGCTGCCGACGCAAAAGCGTCGGCGTGTCCGCGACGCCCTCGTCGCGTCGGCGCTCCTCGTGGGCGCGGTGGTGGGGGCCTGCGGCGCGCGGCTCGCCGAGACGACGCGCGCCGAGCCCGCCGCGACGCGGCCCGTCGAGTCGGCGCGGGCAGCCCCGCTGCCGAGCGCCGCGCCTGAGGATTCACGGCAGGAGGCGACGTTGGTCCCTTCGCCGTCGGCCTCGCACCCCATCGATCTGGATCTCGAACCGCCGTCGGCTCCGCCTACGCCCCGCAACGCCGAGGCCCCCAAGGCCTCGCGCCCTCGGCCCAAGGCTCCAGCGGGCGTTTCGTCATCGGCGAAGCGTGGTCGCCCGTTCATGCCGAGCGATCTCTGAGCGCGTGCCTATTCGGCGGGGGCCGGCTCGGCGGTGGCTAGCTCCGCGCCCGTCACCTCGGGCAGCCGGCGCTTGCGCACTGCGGCTCCCCGGTCGCGGATCTTTTTGGGCACCGTGTGCAGGTCCCAAACGAGCCCCACGGCCGCGAGGCCACGGAGCACGTAGTACGTGATGTCGATCTCCCACCAGTAGAAGCCCTGGTTCACGGCTCGCGGGTAGTAGTGATGATTGTTGTGCCAACCTTCACCCAGCGTCACGAGCGCCAGGATCAGGCTGTTCTTGCTCTCGTCGGTCGTGGCGTAACGTCGCCGTCCCATCCAGTGGCAGAGGCTGTTGATGGTGAAGGTGCCGTGCCACAGCGCGGTCGTCGAGACGAAGAAGCCCCAGTAGAGAGCCCAAGTGCCGCCCGCGAGCCAGAGCGCCGCCGCCAGGGCGAGAGACGGGACGAGGTGGAAGCGGTTGAGCCAACGGAGCTCTGGGTAGCTGGCAAGGTCGGGGAGCGTCGCCAAGTCCGTCGCTTCGTGCTTCGTCGAGAGGATCCAGCCGACGTGTGACCAGAAGAAGCCGTCGAGCTTGAGCGAGTGCACGTCGCCAGGCTTGTCGCTCAGCTTGTGGTGCAGGCGGTGGTGACCGGCCCACCACAAGACGCCCTTCTGTGTCGTCGTCTGGGCCATGACGGCGAGGACGAACTGAAAGGCCCGACTCGTCTTGTACGTCTTGTGGGCGAAGTACCGATGGAACCCGGCCGTGACGAAGAACATGCGCACGTAGTAGAGCGCCACGGCCAAGAGCAGGCCGGACCAGCTGAAGCCGACCCAGAAGACGCCGAGGACGGCGACGACGTGCACGGCAAAGAAGGGAATCGACGTGAAGAGCTGCGGGCGCTTCGACGCGTCTTCGGCGGCGGCCGGCGCGTGGGCGGATGCGGGGGAGTTCACTCCCGTCACGCTAGGCGGCTCGTGTCAGGATTCGGTCATCCGCGAATCATTTCTTTCCCCACAGCAGGAGTTTTCACCACTCCTTGCGCTGCACGACGGGCAGCTGGAGAGCGCGCTCGCGGTCGAGGTCAAGGTTGCCTACATGAAGGGAGAGGGGCGTCTGGACCCATTTGTAAATGGACTGCACGAACAACCGCCCAAACTTCTTCGCCCACTCGTCGAGCTTTGCCGGAGCGTGCTCCGGGAACATCGACGTAAGCGCCGTCGCCACCTCATCCAGCGCCATCTTCTCGCCCGCGTAGAGCGCGAAACACGCGTCGAGCACGGGGAAGGGCATGAGGTCGCGCTCGTCTTCCATGTCGGGGGCGAGCTCCGCCGACGCGGGCTTCTTGAGCGTCAGTCGAATGGCTTCCGAGCCGGTGGTCTCGAGCAGGTAGTCGAGCATCGCGTTGACGACGGTCTTCGGGACGTTAGCGATGACCGAGAGCGCGCCTTCCATATCGCCCCCGATGGTCGTGTAGCCGGCGGCCTTCTCGCTCATGTTGCTCGTCTGGAGGAACAGTCCCCCGGCGCTGTTGGCCCAGTTCCACATGCGTGCCGCGCGGACGCGCGCTTGGATGTTCTGCTTCGTCAGCGCCGTGAGGGTCTCTCCCTGGCGGAGCATCGCCTCCGCCGCCAGGACCTCGCGCTCCACGGCGTCGTCAATCGCGACAACGGAGAACGGGACACCAAGCTCCTTGCTGGCAGCCTCGGCCGCGGCCTGAGTCTCCGGTGACGAGTAGCGGCTGGGCATAAAGAACGCGCGAAGGATCTCGGCGACCTTCGCGGCACGCGTGTCGGGCCCCAGATGGGCGAAGCGCCGCGCGACGTAGCGGTGGGCGATGAGCAAACACAGGAGGCTGTCGCGGCCACCGGACAGCGCAACGCCGATGGTCTTGAAGGCGCCGGTCTTTTCGAAGTAGTCACCCACGCCGAGCGCAAGGGCGTCGAGGAGCTCCTCGAAAAATTCCGCCCGCGCACCGACGCGCGGCGTCTCGTGGGGAAGAAAGAAGCTG encodes:
- a CDS encoding acyl-CoA desaturase, with amino-acid sequence MNSPASAHAPAAAEDASKRPQLFTSIPFFAVHVVAVLGVFWVGFSWSGLLLAVALYYVRMFFVTAGFHRYFAHKTYKTSRAFQFVLAVMAQTTTQKGVLWWAGHHRLHHKLSDKPGDVHSLKLDGFFWSHVGWILSTKHEATDLATLPDLASYPELRWLNRFHLVPSLALAAALWLAGGTWALYWGFFVSTTALWHGTFTINSLCHWMGRRRYATTDESKNSLILALVTLGEGWHNNHHYYPRAVNQGFYWWEIDITYYVLRGLAAVGLVWDLHTVPKKIRDRGAAVRKRRLPEVTGAELATAEPAPAE
- a CDS encoding protein kinase, yielding MSAPYRVLGPIASGGMGEVSLAVKREGDGSLKALAVKKLHAHRAEDPDSVAMFVDEARIASRLVHPNVVRIRDVEMVQDELVILMDYVEGITLADLQRALRDQGKTLPVPVACRILHDALRGLDAAHNLKSEAGAPLGIVHRDVSPHNLLVGSDGVTRIADFGIAVASGRLSNTAEIHVKGKLRYLSPEQIYRKGVDLRTDIFAAGIVLWECLTGQKLFGAQTEGETLAMILREPIAPPSAHRFEVPLELDEACLKALERDRDRRYESGAAFAEALEVVKMAAREEVSRVVEASVGEQFRGRRELLRAAEAKAMEPPPPPPAESASATPATTAAAARRRTEMLPTQKRRRVRDALVASALLVGAVVGACGARLAETTRAEPAATRPVESARAAPLPSAAPEDSRQEATLVPSPSASHPIDLDLEPPSAPPTPRNAEAPKASRPRPKAPAGVSSSAKRGRPFMPSDL
- the nadE gene encoding NAD(+) synthase is translated as MRLVRIAVVSVNTTVGAVRSNVDRALELVRAAAADGATVVALPEQLIGGYMQEDLVQWRSFVDAQGRELARFAAGTADLGCAVILGVTVARADQLYNAAALVFRGAVRGLVPKEKLPSYNVFYEGRTLARGAPGLDDTALGVPFGDLIFAMDFGTLAIEVCEDMWSPDGPMRRRCYAGAELVVNVSASPFRVGVVATRREMIATRSGDNQATLVYANMVGANDGLVFDGGGYVAQNGRMLLEARRFAEGFAAMTVDLDRTRRLRVENTTWRTDQETYVAEGRPKARRVAVTGETSGRELLRYPRPASGSFFLPHETPRVGARAEFFEELLDALALGVGDYFEKTGAFKTIGVALSGGRDSLLCLLIAHRYVARRFAHLGPDTRAAKVAEILRAFFMPSRYSSPETQAAAEAASKELGVPFSVVAIDDAVEREVLAAEAMLRQGETLTALTKQNIQARVRAARMWNWANSAGGLFLQTSNMSEKAAGYTTIGGDMEGALSVIANVPKTVVNAMLDYLLETTGSEAIRLTLKKPASAELAPDMEDERDLMPFPVLDACFALYAGEKMALDEVATALTSMFPEHAPAKLDEWAKKFGRLFVQSIYKWVQTPLSLHVGNLDLDRERALQLPVVQRKEW